The Cutaneotrichosporon cavernicola HIS019 DNA, chromosome: 3 region GTCGGCTTGGGGTCGGCCGCACGCTCGACACACTGATAAAGCCATCGTCGGtgcgcgacggcgctgATGTATCCTGCACGGGGAACACCAAGGAGTTCATTACGGCGAGTACGACTTGGAACGATTGAGGTGATGAGAGCGGTGCGGAGGCGACTGGTAGGCCttgaggaaggtgatggGGTACCGGTACGGTGGCCGGGTTTGGATGAATCAATCGACTGCGGCGGACGGCGCCCGGCCCGGCGCCACAGGTGGAGCTTGGCTCGGCTTGCCTGAAAGGGTTGGCTAGTATTCAGCTATGAGTCGGAAGTGCAAGCTGGACAATATGCACTGGAGTGAGTTGGCGATGTGTAGATGTCTAGTGTGTTGTTGAGCCGACTCATGTCTGCGGTCTGCGACAGGTGAGTGTGGACGGGAATGCGTGGGCCGCATGGGTCGTGCCATTGCTTGGGATGATCCGCGGCGGCAACTCCCATTACAATACATGACGCCTCAAAATgcggcgcaggccgagACCTTTCAAGGCAGTGAGTATCCCTTTTCCCATGTGGAACCAAAGGTTCAGATCGTTCAGAACTGGTGCGTGTGGTGCAGAGCAGACTAACCAAATGCACGCGGACCAGGCGGGGCCGGATATCTCAAGCCGAAGAGCCTGCCATGATGGCGGCAAGTTGGGAAATCGTACGCTCAAGAACCATAAGACCATAGAATTCAGAAGCCGGATCTTGGAACTGACCATCACCCTCATCGGTAATGTTCGTGCCCACCGGCCCACTTCGGGTCTCACCTGGCAATAATATGCATGTTCCCTATACGGTCTGGCATCACTCACTGTTGCTTTGGCCATGATCATCAAGCAGGACCCCAGATTCACCATGCACCATGCAGCCAGCGCCACCGGTGGCTTCCAATGTCGATTAACGATCGATCAAATCCGGCTTGATTGCCAGTTACATCATCCCGCTCTACATCCAACCACGTGGACGGAGTTGACTGATCTCCGTGGCCTTTACGCTGAACTGAACAAGAAGTGTCGCGAGCCGAACTTTCTCTCCTCTGACAACAAACATGCCCACGCTCGGCCCCTCGCTGCTCTTTGCAGCCggcctcaccctcggcaTTGCCGGCGGGTACTTTGGGGGTCGCGACAAGAAGGTCGCCCCTGCCTACCCGGTCGGAACGCCACTCCCAGCACCTCCCGAGGGCGGACAGGAGTTGCAGCGCCTGCCTATCCCGACGTCCGCTGGGCCGGTTGTGTTGGCGGGTGGATACCCTGGTATGTTCTGAATGTGGTGAATCTGACGCAAGGCCCTACGTTCGATGTGATCCGTCGACACGCGTACATTACCGCGTACGACCGCCGTATGCGCCACCCGGCATGGGTATgtccttccctcctctccttccctctAACCCCCAAAACGAGATACTAACACTAGACCGCCGAGCATCTCACCGCCGAGTCGCTTCGCCGCACGCCGTCTGGGAACGGCACCAAGCCGGTCCCTCTGGACCAGGCCCGGGCGGCCGACACCGTCCCGGAAAAGGTTGATCGCTCCAAGAGCACGTTccaggaggacgagaacaTCCCCGAGCTCTTCCGCTCCAAGCTCTCTGACTGTGAGCTTAGAAAGGCTTGTGATTATCTGACAGGCAGACTTCCGCAGCGGCTACGACCGCGGTCACATGTGTGTCCAGCTGTTGCAAGCTCGGAatgagctgaccccagggTGCCCGCGGCCGATGCCAAGATCTCGCAGACGGCCATGAACGAGACGTTCTTCCTGACCAACATTGCGCCGCAGGTTGGCGAGGGATTCAACCGCCACTGTGAGTGCGCGCCACAGCTCtgctgacggcagactGGGCCTACGTCGAGGACTTCTGCCGCCGCCTGACCACCAACTTTGAGGACGTCTACGTGTTTACGTGAGCTATTATATGCGCGCCCCTAGCTCACGACAGCATCCCGCTCTACCTTCCCACCCgtggcgccgacggcaagTGGCGTGTGGTGAGTTGATCTTCGCCTGCTGCTACCAGCTCACACAGACCTATGAGGTGATTGGCGAGACGCCCTCCGTTTCCGTCCCAACGCACTTCGCCAAGGTTGTCCTCGCGTCGCGCCCCGACTTCGGGTTCCCCCAGAAGCCCAACGCGTCGAACAAGGAGGTTACCTCTCCCAGCAccgtcaaggagctcgcgATGGGCGCGTTCATCCTCCCGAACAAGGAGATCCCGGACCAGGCCGATCTCCGAACCTTTATCGCGCCTGGTGAGTTGGAGTCTGATTTCGCTAACTCGCTCAGTTGAGACTGTTGAGCGCGCGGCCGGTCTCCAGCTCTTCAACGAGGACCTCAAGGAAAAGTCGCGCCAGCTTTGTGCGGTCACTCAGTGCTCGGTCGTCGTGCGCCGCTTCGACGACACGCGCAAGGAGTTTGCTAAGAAGAAGTAGCTCCGTATCTAGTCGTCTAACGTCTGGCTCATTTGCCCATCTGTCGAGCATCACATGCATGTAGCATTGCACAATCTAATGTAGTCTGAAGTGTAAGCCGGAATAGCCGCATTTGTTGGGTCCTTGCGTCATTCTAGCGTTGTGCCTGAGCCACACAACGAATGTCTTGGCCCTCTGCCAACATGTCAAACTCGCATCTTGGTCTAGTCAATCGTTCAATCGTCCACACCACCGTTTCCAATGGCTCCCTTCCTCTTTCCATATCCAACGACGGGGTCGGTGACCTTCTCTACCGTCCTACTTGACAGGGGATTGGCATACACGCTCGAGTTGGCTGACGCAACGGTCGCACGCACCaagctccagctcgtcctcaaaGCGGCTGCCGCTGGGGATCAAGGCACGTCggcgctcgccatcctcgaggcAGTGCAGGTCTACCTTCCCCATCTGCGTGGTATCATCGCATGTCTCGACACCGATGACCTCTTATTCAAGGGTGACCCCGTCTTCCCCTGGGCGTCGAGTCTGACGCGATATACAGCCTCCgcccctctccttcccttcccctcgATCCACGCCGAGCACCACTTCGTACTCCTAGTCTACACCATCGCACTGTGTAACTATGCAGCGAGcatcctctcctcgctcccGATATTCGAGTCGACCGGGCGCGGCGTGCCTGCCCTCAgcaccgaggacgagaagaagacgacaGCCGCGCTCTCCCGCGCTGTCGACCTTCTCTCGCAGGCCTCGGGCGTGGCAGATTGGGCTGCGACAAACGTGGCCCCtcagctcgaggagggccgcaGGGCCACCGGTGGCCGCGTGGGAAAGGGCTACAAGTGGCCGGTCGAGACAGGGCCTGAGGGTTTCCGCGGCCTCTCAATGTAAGTCTCCCCACTACAaagctgacggcaggatcctcctcgctgacGCGCACGTCACGGCAAtccgcaagctcctcctccccgtGCTGGGACACGCGCTCTTTGCTCCCCCAGGcccgcccctcccacccaaGCACGCCTCCCCCAGTCTCCTGGGCAAACTCTACCTCCACGTCGCGAGCCTGTACTCTCAAGCCTCGGCACTGTTTGCGGTACACGACGTGCCAGCCGTCAAGGCAAAACTCTTCGCACGCGACCGCCTCCCCAACGACCCTGACGCGGCAGAGAGCGACATCATCCCCGACCTCAAGCGCTACCTGCGGAAGGAGGCGCTCTTGTCTTCAGCGCTGGCGTATAAGTGGTTGGGAGTCGATGTGGGGGAAAACGGCAAGGGCAACTGCGTCGGAGAGGCGATTGCGTGGATCTCGGAGGCAAGGGAACGCCtggcccagctcgaggacggcaaggtcgaggccaagttGAAGGGTCTTAGTATTGGCCGTAGCGCCGAGCGCAGGAAAGAGGCTCGCAAGATGCGGCAGGGAAGgatcgagcgcgagacTGCAGATGCGGACGCGTGGATCAGCTCGTACAAGAAGATGAACGATACGGTAGGTCGCGGAGTGCGCTTGCGTGGCGACAGCGCTGGACTCAACTGATAGCAGGTCGCGTTCCAGCCCATCCCACCGGCCACGAGCCTCGTCGCACCTCCCGGCCGACCCATCTTCACAGCTAAGGCGTTCTCACCAcccgacgccaagctcacccCGCTCGTCCGGGACGAGGGTTCCGACCCAGAACGGCGAGACGACCCGTCCTCTCCTCGCGAGGCGGAGTACGCGGGCAAGGGAAATTACTTCTAGCATGTGCGAACGGTCGCCAGCTAGCGAGTTCACGAGCACGCGAGGGGCGACGTGAGGGAGTAATTGGTGTGATGGGGAagtgagagagagggagaaggcgcATGAGGGCCGCTCGAGGCTGGGTGATGTCAGAAGTGTGGAGAGGATTTGGAGCGGACAAGAGATCCTGCTGGCGGACGCGTGGTGCAATTTGACTACTGTGCTTATGGTCTGAGGCGCTTCTTCACGACAGCGTGACTTCCTTGGTGTACTTGCCCAACAGCGGCTCTATCAAGTTCGCTGAGTCTGCTCCCTCAACGCGAGTGAACAGGATGCCCGCCGATGAATGGATGTTTGTACATGTTTCTACTCCATACTTTTACTCCGGTTATAATTCTACCCCGTGCCGTCTAACCTGACGTCCTTGGGCACAACGTCGTGCATCCTGTTCCCCATCGCTGGCGGAGGATCGACGCCAATCCAATGCCActccccgccctcgccgacccaCGCGCCTCCGTCACACGACCAGCTCCTCATGACGCTAACAGAGTCCTCGCGTGCTCCGCGCATCGCTTcgacctcgctctcgctcaGTTCATGGCTGGGCACACGAAGCACCATAAAGTCGCGCGCAGCGACTGCGAGCTTGATGAGGTGCGGCTCGGGGCCCTGTAGCGCGTGATCGTGGCAGTTCGGGCCGTTCCAGATTGCGCTGATCTGGTTGACGAGACTCTGGATGATGACGCGCAGGTGAAGTTCCGAGGTGTTGAGCGGCAACGCCTTGACACCCACAAACTCGGCCGCAGGTACGGGATAGGGGTACGGGCTCATTGGCCCCAACAGCGCGGGGAAGGGCTCGTTTGTCGCgaagcgcggcgaggggaACATGGCAGAGAAGTGGTTGACTGCCACGCGGCGCGCATTGATGGCGTACGCAAactcgccgacctcgtcaggcgtggcgtggccgcgcgagcgcgccttGACGCGAGTCGCATCGCGCTTGTCGGCGAacgcctcgaccgccttgACAGCCGAACTCGTTGTCTGGTGGTTGCCGTGGAAGATCCACGGCTCGCGCACAACGCCGCGATCTTTGGCTGCCTGGTCAAACTCCTTGCTCCGCTTCGCCTCTAAGCTCTGTTCTAggccgctcgcgcgcacCGCGCGCCCACGGTCGCCCTTACCGACGCTCTCGGGAATTGCGGCATTTGTGCACTCATGCACGAGTAGAGATGCGTCATGGCACATACGTTGCAGCGCCTCGTTAGGTGTACCGCCTGCGCAGTCCCCGAAGAtgacgagcttgcgccCTGGCTCGCCTGTCGGTTCGGGAGGGTGTATCACCTCGCCAGAAGGCAGCGTcagtggtggtggtggcgggagCGAGCTGAGATGGCTCAGAAGCGACAGCGGGTGCCGAACAGGTGGGTCCTGTGCCGCGAGCTCCTTTGCATTAGCTTGCAGGAGAGGGATCAAGCGTGCCGTGTCCAGAGGCTTGCGAGATGCTGGCTCCTGTAGGACATAGCCAATAGAGGGTACTGACGTCAGTGGTGCAAGTCGGGTTGGGCCACGCTCACCTCGATGCACTAGGGGCCCAGCGCTGACCATCCAGCCCTTGGTGCCCTTGGTCGAGCGCTCGTCCACGATCATCTCCCAaacgccctcctcgttggCGAGTACGTCGCGGCCCACCGCTTCGTTAACGTGCAGCTCCGACTCGGAGCACCCGGCGCCCTTCTCCGCGCCAGGCGgcacgagctcgtgcaCGGCGTACGCGCCGGAGAGGGTGGCCTTCGTGAGGCGTAGCGTGGTGCggatgagctcgcgcagcccAACCGGTCCGTAGATGTTGATATCCGCCTGCTATCAGATCACGTCTGCCCAAGTCAGCTCACCTTCTTGGCCGTCCCAGCCGCCCGCAGGCGCTCAAGCCCCGCCTCGGactgccccactccactcATAATGACCGCCATGATGGCCACGATACCCAGGACATGGTCTGCGTGCATGTGCGTCACGAAAAGGCGCGAGATGTTGACCATGCGCAGCGCGCTCTGATGCAGGCGGTTGTTGGTGCCATCAGCGGCGTCGAAGACTGGCATCAGCTGGGCTTTCCAAGGGGCGCACGCCAGGTGTTGTTCCCAAagtcgaccgcgagcgacgagcaTTGACGAGACGATATGGGGCCTCCGCCTAGCGTCAGATTTCACAACAAGTGGCAGACGTACCACTACAAGTTCCCAGCTGCGGTCAGCTACCTCCCTTCACTGGACCAAACACCAAAGTGGACTCACAAAGTGCACGGACACTGGGTGTGGCGCCTTCCTGGTTGCGACAGTTGGCGGTGTACAGCGCCCGCCGTTCTCCGCTACCTCAGACATTGTCAAGACGAGAAGTGGCGAATGATGAGAAAGGTGATGGTCATCACCAGAGTTGAAGTGAGGTCACGGTGAATGATAAAACGACGGCATTCGGCTGAGCCGACTCGTTTCCGACTTAGGCAGACTAACAGCAGTCTAAACAGTGTGACTGTGGGGTCTCCGACCCGATCTCCGAATGAATCCACGTGACTGTCGCATGTCAATAATATTAATTTTGATGAATTATTTCTCTGGAATTTGTCCGGTTAGTGTTGAACATCCAAGAATTCTCGATCCCAAGGTTGCTCGCTCAAGTCGGCCTCGGAGGTAACCTGCAACATCCATCCTCCATCAACGACGCTGCTGGACTCTTGACCCTAAAACGAGTTAGCGACTCGGAACCCACTCGACCCGACCGTCCCCACTATCCCCACCCACCGACCACTTCGACACTCGCGCGATGTCCGGCTCACTCACCCACATCCTCCTTGAGGGCGCCTCTGGCTATGCCATCTTCAACGTCAAGCTCCAGGAGGAGATTGCCGCGCGGTCCAAGCAGCTCCAGGACTCGATCAATGACTGGAACACGTTCAACCGCatggtcgagctcgcctcGTTCTTCCCCTTCACCAgcgccgcgcaggcgctcgagaacgCCAACGACGTTTCGGAGGGTGTGCTCAACCCCCACCTGAagagcctcctcgccatggTCATCCCCAGCTCTGGCTCCAAGGGTAACAAATCCCAGGCTGGTGTGCTCCTCGGAGTCTCGGAGCGTGGCCTCGCCGGTGCGATCCAGGGTGAGACTGGCATCCTCTGCGACACCTCGGAGCGTgctctcgagctcatccGTGGCGTCCGTCTCTACCAGGACAagttcctcgccaaggagggTCTTGAGAAGGGTGACATTACCCAGGCCCAGCTCGGTCTCGGCCACTCGTACTCGcgcggcaaggtcaaggtgAGAACCCCATGTGGAGCTAGTGACTCACCCCCAAGTTCAACGTCAACCGCTCGGACAACATGATCATCCAGGccatctcgctctcggaccagctcgacaaggacctCAACACCTTCTCGATGCGTTGCCGCGAGTGGTACGGCTGGCACTTCCCCGAGCTGTACAAGCTTGTCCCCGATGCGCACCAGTACGCCCAActtgccgtcctcatcggcgACCGCACTCAGCTTaacgaggacaagctcgccgacatgcaggagatcctcgacgatgacgagacCCGCGCCCGTAACGTCCTCGATGCGGCCCGCGCCTCCATGGGTTCGGACATTAACGAGatcgacctcctcaacatCTCCAACTTTGCCGAGCGTgtcgtcaagctcgccgagtACCGCAAGAGCCTGCGTCGCTACCTGGTCGAGAAGATGAGCATTGTCGCGCCCAACCTGTcggctctcctcggcgagaccATTGCCGCTCGCCTCATCAGCCACGCCGGTTCGCtcaccaacctcgccaagtACCCCGCCTCGACCGTGCAGATTCTTGGCGCCGAGAAGGCCCTCTTCCGCGCTCTCAAGACCAAGGGCAACACCCCCAAGTACGGTCTCATCTACCACTCGAGCTTCATTTCCCGCGCTGGCTCCAAGTACAAGGGCCGCATCTCGCGTTTCCTCGCGAACAAGTGCTCGATCGCGTGCCGCATCGACTGCTTCTCCGACGTGCCGACCAACAAGTTCGGCGAGGCCCTGCGCGCGCAGGTTGAGGAGCGCCTTGCCTTCTTCGAGACCGGCGTTGCGCCTTCCAAGAACGCCGACGCTATGCAGAAGGCATTGAAGGCGAttgccgccgacctcggtgatgacgaggatgacgacgacgacgacgagggcgacgtcTCTGCCGCCGACATCGAGGCTGCCGCCAAGCAGGTCGAGAAGGATCAGGTGTCTGCCGCCAAGGCCCGTGGACCAATGgaccccgagctcgcccagctggcgtcgagcgctGCCGCGACCCCGtccaagaaggagaagaaggacaagaaggacaagaaggagaagcgcaagcgcgacgaggacgaggacgaggacgaggggcGGAGGAAaaaggagaagaaggagaagaaggacaagtCCGACAAGTCCGAGtccaagaaggagaagaaggacaagtctgacaagaaggacaagaaggaaaagaaggacaagaaggacaagaagaagtCCAAGGACTAATTCCTCCTCTTTGCCTGATTCCGATGTTCGACTGGTCTCctggtgggagggggagggggaatAGATCGCCCGAGTGGAGGCGCTCGGGCTGCGCATGCGCGCTGCTTGTCCACTGCTGTACTACTGGCTTCTTTATCTCATGCATTCGCATAGGACCGCGGGGTTGTGGTTAGGGTGGGTTGTGGGCGGTTGTTGGCTTCTCTGACATTGCATCGCGCTTGGGGCACTCGTACAAACTTTGTGAGCCGTTATTTGATGTGAGCAGCCATAGGAATTGCCGACGATTCGGACGCGGCTTCCTCCCATTCAATCCGCGATGTACGCAGTGACACGGACAAACATCATAGGCTGCCGCATCGGCACACCGCTATTTTATCACCAGATCGCCTCATCTGGATCGCCGCAGAGTTAGGATGCCGTCAGCCCAAGTGTACATGTCTCAAGGAGCAATGTTGCGCCGGATGATATCTGGATCACATGAACATGGATCTCACGCGCCACCGCGCAGGATGTCGGAGCACAAGCTTGGGCCGTTGCCATCGTGGCAAGGCGGTGTCGGCGAATAGCGACCAGAGGTTATCTGTGCTTGAAAGCAACGTAGTGAGCGGTGAGCAGGATATGTACGCCATGCTCGATCGGCTCATGCACGCAATATGGATTGGCTGAGCTGCATATTCATCCAGTTGAATGTGCAGCTGCAATCGGTGACGTTTGCGACCTTTGGGGCTTTGGGGGGGTGGTGGAATCAGGGCTAGTGTGAGCATCGTTCATCAGAGATTCATGTGAGGGACGGATTGCGCGTCGCGTCACTTTGAAAAATGGATCAATCATGTGGTAGGTAGCCTCGCGCCCAACATTGCATGGGTTTGGGATATTGGGATCAGATCAATGAAAAAAACACGCCAACCCTACCATTATCACAAAATCCAGGTAAATAAACAAAACAAACACCGCCACACGTCATTGTTAGTGGTATATTTGACCCCGCTCTTACCGTATGGCAGCAGTTTAGATTGAGGGAAGGACATGACTGGACTCGTGTCCTGCAGGACGCGTCGTGATTTATAACAACTGACTGGACCCTcgccccctccctctcctccagccaccttccctcatccctcactTTTCCTCCTTCCACCACAACACTCCTCCAACAGATACCCAGCGAACCATCTGCTGATAAACGTCTTGCTACCACTCTTGCTCCTCTAGTCCCCTCCTAGTGAGTACGCGACCGAGAGCTCGAGAGAGACTCTCGCTTGCTCGCCACTTCAATACTGACGCGTCAGACCCGCATCTCCCCATCGCCAGGCGAGCCGCTCttccacccacccacccacgCCCCTCCCCGTCCAGTATGTGGGTTTACAAGCGCGATGGCCGCAAGGAGCCGGTGGCTTTCGACAAGATCACTGCCCGTGTAAGTCCAAACATTGCGAACAGACCACACGCGCCGCAACCGACACGTCCGCCCAGCACCAAACACCAAACACCCGAGACATGGCTGACGCGAACAGATCCATAAGCTGTCGTacggcctcgaccgcaACTTTGTCGACCCCGTCCAGATCACTCAGAAGGTCGTTGCTGGCGTTTACCCCGGCATCACCACGACTGAGCTCGACAACCTTGCGGCTGAGACGGCCGCTTACCTGACCACCACGTGAGTAAACCCTGCCACAGGCAATGTGGCGTCAATTGACCCCAGTCACGCCGACTatgccatcctcgccgcgcgtcTGGCCGTGTCCAACCTGCATAAGGAGACCAAGAAGGTCTTCTCGCAGGTCATCACCGACCTGTACAACTGGGTCAACCCCAAGACCCTCAAGCGGTCACCTATGGTCTCGCAGGAGGTATATGACGTGACGATGAAGcacaaggacaagctcgactCTGCGATCATCTACGACCGCGACTTCTCGTACAACTTCTTCGGCTTTAAGACGCTCGAGCGCTCGTacctcctccgcatcgacggcaaggtcgcTGAGCGCCCGCAGCACATGCTCATGCGTGTCGCTATCGGCATCCACGGCGAGAACCTTGACCGCGTCTTCGAGACTTACAACCTCATGTCTGAGCGCTACTTCACGCATGCCTCACCGACCCTCTTCAACGCCGGCACGCCCAACGCACAGATGTCTTCGTGCTTCCTCGTTGCCATGAAGGACGACTCGATTGACGGCATCTACGACACGCTCAAGACCTGCGCTCAGATCTCTAAGACTGCCGGCGGTATCGGTTTGCACATCCACAACATCCGCGCCAAGGGCTCGTACATTGCTGGCACCAACGGCTACTCGAACGGTATCGTTCCCATGCTCCGTGCCTACGATGCGACTGCCCGTTACGTTGACCAGGGCGGCAACAAGCGCCCCGGTGCCTTCGCCATCTACCTCGAGCCGTGGCACGCCGATGTCTTCGACTTCCTTGATCTCCGGAAGAACcacggcaaggaggagatgcgTGCCCGTGACCTCTTCTACGCCCTCTGGATTCCTGACCTCTTCATGAAGCGTGTCGAGTCGGATGGCGACTGGACCCTCATGTGTCCTGCCGAGTGCCCCGGCCTTGCCGACGTCCACTCTGAGGAGTTTGAGCAGCTCTACGAGAAgtacgagcgcgagggcaATGGTCGCAAGACCATCAAGGCTCAGAAGCTTTGGttcgccatcctcgaggcccAGACCGAGACCGGCGGCCCCTTCATGCTCTACAAGGACGCGGCCAACTCAAAGTCGAACCAGCAGCACCTCGGCACTATCAAGTCGTCCAACCTCTGCACTGAGATCATTGAGTACTCGTCGCCCGACGAGGTTGCCGTGTGCAACCTTGCCTCGATCGCTCTCCCTGCTtttgtcgacctcgaggcgcaggcCTACGACTTCCAGAAGCTCCACGACATCACCAGGGTTGTTACCAAGAACCTCGACCAGGTCATTTCGCGCAACTACTACCCCGTTGTTGAGGCGCGTAACTCCAACATGCGTCACCGGCCCGTCGGTCTCGGTGTCCAGGGCCTTGCCGACACCTTCATGGCTCTCCGCATGCCCTTCGACTCGCCAGAGGCCCGTGAGCTCAACCTGCAGATCTTCGAGACCATCTACCACGCCGCTCTCACCGCGTCGTGCGAGATGGCCCAGGACCTTGGCAAGTACCCTTCGTACGAGGGCTCGCCCATCTCGCAGGGCAAGCTCCAGTTCGACCTGTGGGGCCGCACCCCAACCGACCTTTGGGACTGGAACCCGGTGCGCAAGAACATTGCCCAGCACGGTGTCCGCAACTCACTCCTCGTTGCGCCGATGCCCActgcctcgacctcgcaGATCCTCGGCTGGAACGAGTGCTTCGAGCCTTACACCTCGATGCTCTACGCCCGTCGTGTGCTCTCGGGTGACTTCCAGGTCGTGTGTCCCTGGCTCCTGCGCGACCTGATCAACCTCGGCATCTGGGACGACAACATGAAGAACCTCATCATTGCCAACCGCGGTTCGGTCCAGAACATCCCCAACATCCCCGATGACATTAAGGCCATCTACAAGACGGTGTGGGAGATTTCGCAGAAGGCAgtcatcgagctcgccgccgaccgTGGCGCGTTCATTGACCAGAGCCAGTCGCTCAACATCCACCTGTCGAACCCCTCGTTCTCGCAGCTCACGTCGATGCACTTCTTCGGCTGGAAGCGCGGCCTCAAGACCGGCGCATACTACCTCCGCACGCAGCCTTCGGCCAACGCTATCCAGTTCACCATCGACGCCAGTACGCTCAagcaggccaaggcgctcgacaaCACGCCCTCTTTGCTCAAGAAGCCCATGGCGCAGCAGGctgacctcgtcgagcccaTGCGCAAGGTTGAGATCAACACGACCGCGCCCAAGGCCGTGCACCCGTCCGTAACCGCCGCGTCGCAGGCCCGTCGCTCCTCTGAGACGCCTGCGCCCAGCGACTCGGAGGAGATCTCGtacgaggaggccaagcgccgcgCTGAGGAGCGTGCTGCCGCGGCTCTCCAGTGCAGCATCGACAACAAGGACGCCTGCGTCATGTGCTCTGGGTAATGGACCTTTGTGCTGAGTGGGGTTGCGTTGGCGATGTTGTACATGTCTTATTTTGCTACGCTACAGATGAATTGCATAGACTAAGATGTCGAAAGGCAGGAGATGCgcgggaggaaggggtgCATGCAGATACTGAAGGGTGTCAAGTTGAGTGAGCCATCGGTTGAGGAAGCTTTCCCACGGTCGACCATGCGCGGTTCCATGCGCGGTTCCATGCGCGACTGATGTTTATCCCTGGCAACACAACAACCCTgccgccatctcgccacCCATCAACCACTCTCAACAACATTCTCAATCACTCTTCAACACAATGGTGAGTAGGATTTCGCCAGCGCACGCACTCGCCGCATAACCCCAGCATTGTCAACGACAGATCCCCACTCCGCAACCCCCTCACTCTCCCTCATCTACTACCTCCCCATCACCACCTTCTTCCCCGCACCGTCCTCCCTTTCCTCAGCTACCCCGTTTCCGCTATAGCTGACACCAAGTCCAAACCTGCCCCGACTGCCctgggcctcggccgcggccttccctcctctctcccccaGGTCCCACGCGCTCGGGAAACCTCTGGGGCCGCATACACAATGTTCTCGGCACAGCAAGTGAAGCAGTTCAAGGAGGCGTTCAACATGATCGACCAGGACGGCGATGGGCGCGTATCCGAGGCGGACCTAAGGACGATGTTGACTGAGCTTGGTGAGGAGCCGTGTCCTTCTTCGGGCCTGGGCGTAGGTGGTTTAAGCAGGTTGAACAGCCAGCAGCCCAACCCATCAAAAACACCTCCCCTCCTTATCCCACTAGAGTTTCCGtcccagctgacaccaggtcaAACCCCCACTCCTGACCTTCTCCACTCGCTCCTCACGGCGCGGCCAGGGCGTACGACTGGCTCGGCCGACGGCATCAACTTTACCCAGTTCCTCGCAATGAtgggcgagcgcctcctccacct contains the following coding sequences:
- a CDS encoding uncharacterized protein (EF-hand domain), whose protein sequence is MSKPAPTALGLGRGLPSSLPQVPRARETSGAAYTMFSAQQVKQFKEAFNMIDQDGDGRVSEADLRTMLTELGQTPTPDLLHSLLTARPGRTTGSADGINFTQFLAMMGERLLHLDREHDLLEAFACFDDGDKGWVQVAEVRKFLAELGDRMDQEEMDRLFSGPFTDRQGRFNYIEWAKVLRVNDADEARPVTAAA
- the RNR1 gene encoding uncharacterized protein (Provides the precursors necessary for DNA synthesis. Catalyzes the biosynthesis of deoxyribonucleotides from the corresponding ribonucleotides), with amino-acid sequence MKKTRQPYHYHKIQSPPNPHLPIARRAALPPTHPRPSPSSMWVYKRDGRKEPVAFDKITARIHKLSYGLDRNFVDPVQITQKVVAGVYPGITTTELDNLAAETAAYLTTTHADYAILAARLAVSNLHKETKKVFSQVITDLYNWVNPKTLKRSPMVSQEVYDVTMKHKDKLDSAIIYDRDFSYNFFGFKTLERSYLLRIDGKVAERPQHMLMRVAIGIHGENLDRVFETYNLMSERYFTHASPTLFNAGTPNAQMSSCFLVAMKDDSIDGIYDTLKTCAQISKTAGGIGLHIHNIRAKGSYIAGTNGYSNGIVPMLRAYDATARYVDQGGNKRPGAFAIYLEPWHADVFDFLDLRKNHGKEEMRARDLFYALWIPDLFMKRVESDGDWTLMCPAECPGLADVHSEEFEQLYEKYEREGNGRKTIKAQKLWFAILEAQTETGGPFMLYKDAANSKSNQQHLGTIKSSNLCTEIIEYSSPDEVAVCNLASIALPAFVDLEAQAYDFQKLHDITRVVTKNLDQVISRNYYPVVEARNSNMRHRPVGLGVQGLADTFMALRMPFDSPEARELNLQIFETIYHAALTASCEMAQDLGKYPSYEGSPISQGKLQFDLWGRTPTDLWDWNPVRKNIAQHGVRNSLLVAPMPTASTSQILGWNECFEPYTSMLYARRVLSGDFQVVCPWLLRDLINLGIWDDNMKNLIIANRGSVQNIPNIPDDIKAIYKTVWEISQKAVIELAADRGAFIDQSQSLNIHLSNPSFSQLTSMHFFGWKRGLKTGAYYLRTQPSANAIQFTIDASTLKQAKALDNTPSLLKKPMAQQADLVEPMRKVEINTTAPKAVHPSVTAASQARRSSETPAPSDSEEISYEEAKRRAEERAAAALQCSIDNKDACVMCSG